In the Haloferula helveola genome, one interval contains:
- a CDS encoding DUF5685 family protein, protein MFGFIASPCARCTESSFPAWRGSFCGLARCLGREFGNPSRLLVNRDATFLALVGVSLDPSPPRWRRETCCNPLAMPFPVTDDHPAVMHAAAVSVCGLATKLADDSRDEGPVRRTASRIGATLVEPATDRAVQWLNSSSFPTQRVIELLNRQEDLEARDPIHADRPTSEAFGTITGHLAEVLPLPGQGPVLHQLGSALGSLVYWRDAWDDRETDRRKGRFNPFHRVAEPAIGERIQAAWSGFTDALSKLPFVRHRELFDSLCLTTAERHGSFLELKSEEKLERRRKRRRDREQSRCCDSCDCCPCECCNCCPSCGSGTARSAAGSKGCLDACFDCGPGDSGCCDCCPCDGCDCCPCN, encoded by the coding sequence ATGTTCGGCTTCATCGCCTCACCCTGCGCCCGCTGCACCGAGTCCTCGTTCCCCGCATGGCGGGGTTCATTCTGCGGTCTGGCACGCTGCCTCGGCCGGGAGTTCGGGAATCCATCGCGGTTGCTGGTGAATCGCGACGCGACCTTTCTCGCGCTGGTTGGTGTTTCGCTCGACCCTTCACCGCCACGATGGCGCCGTGAGACCTGCTGCAACCCGCTGGCCATGCCGTTTCCGGTCACCGACGACCACCCGGCGGTGATGCACGCCGCCGCCGTGTCGGTCTGCGGACTGGCGACGAAGCTCGCCGACGACTCCCGGGACGAAGGCCCGGTCCGACGAACCGCTTCACGAATTGGAGCCACGCTCGTCGAACCCGCTACCGACCGGGCGGTCCAATGGCTGAACAGTTCGTCATTCCCGACCCAGCGGGTCATCGAACTCCTCAACCGGCAGGAGGACCTCGAAGCTCGCGATCCGATCCACGCCGACCGGCCCACGTCCGAGGCATTCGGTACGATCACCGGCCATCTCGCAGAAGTCCTGCCGCTACCGGGCCAAGGGCCGGTGCTCCACCAACTCGGTTCCGCCCTTGGATCACTCGTTTACTGGCGCGATGCTTGGGACGACCGCGAAACTGACCGCCGGAAAGGCCGCTTCAATCCGTTCCACCGTGTCGCAGAGCCGGCCATCGGTGAGCGGATCCAAGCCGCCTGGTCCGGTTTTACCGATGCCCTTTCGAAGCTTCCGTTCGTCCGCCATCGCGAGTTGTTTGACAGCCTCTGCCTGACCACCGCCGAGCGCCATGGCTCATTCCTCGAATTGAAGTCCGAGGAGAAACTGGAGCGTCGGCGGAAGCGGCGCCGAGATCGCGAGCAAAGCCGCTGCTGCGACTCATGCGACTGCTGTCCTTGCGAGTGTTGCAATTGCTGCCCGTCCTGCGGCTCCGGAACCGCGAGGAGCGCCGCCGGATCAAAGGGCTGTCTTGATGCCTGCTTCGACTGCGGCCCGGGCGACAGTGGCTGCTGCGATTGCTGTCCGTGCGACGGCTGCGACTGCTGTCCTTGCAATTGA
- a CDS encoding MFS transporter: MPSSPTPEPEPTRREWVGFWSMIVQQTQNAFNDKAAQFLLVPLGGAIGYTLLGAAVESWATIFIALPFVLFAPLAGWLSDRFSKRDVMFGAAIAQLLILSWLCGAIWLNNMPLALCGFFALAIQSAFFSPAKIGINKELVGSRHLGFAAGIQQMTAMLAILAGQIIAGVVYDKRYAAAGGTPDVAWETGLLPMLVLAALAIPAIIMAWIVPRTPAQGAAPLAPKIAVEHFTHLRELWADLPLRRASFAVAFFWGFATFINLWSVKLAKTLTLGQEGFGTLSSVFMAGASIGMAAGFGIASFLLRRRIELGWVPLGGVAMTITAALLAAFIDPTTSLALLDAEALGIGPLIAAVFRPSSGAFLWGLTLLAFFAALFLAPLNAWMQDRYPPKKRGEMQSAVNLQDCLAGIFAAAFVEGLAAGIRAIGLPDLPGYHIQLLAAALLCGFITWYIVRLMPGDLVRVIGLTLLGLFYRIRPVGADNMPKTGGVLLLPNHVTWADAFFITAASPRPVRFVMDAVYMENPAIRWFCKLFHTVPIALGKPREALRTASEALAAGDVICLFPEGQLTRTGTLREVKRGLELIARQGGAPVIPAWLDGAWGSIFSYERNRFFTKLPYRVPYGMRMAFGTPIEPKEARIGRIRDGILEASADAIESRLPHWKSDPHQTANGYQIAQVNALVRKHAFARLPDDPEVDALTGLTRFSEMFRAKPAKFDDPADEKHRIWVGGSRLREKLTAAPARDEAHSFYDFSPDAHLPLELAGWDHLPCLAIDGVVISMSMPHSAKPHASSSPQPGVKPGSLGILLPGFAIDRSDEGRITLRGPSTPSAGIPLPDGYTIDEEGFVFPPQA, from the coding sequence ATGCCGTCGTCCCCCACTCCCGAACCGGAACCCACGCGGCGCGAATGGGTCGGATTCTGGAGCATGATCGTCCAGCAGACGCAGAACGCGTTCAACGACAAGGCCGCCCAGTTCCTGCTCGTCCCGCTCGGGGGCGCGATCGGTTACACCCTGCTGGGTGCGGCAGTGGAAAGCTGGGCCACGATCTTCATCGCCCTGCCTTTCGTGCTGTTCGCGCCGCTGGCCGGATGGCTGAGCGACCGCTTCTCGAAGCGCGACGTGATGTTCGGCGCTGCAATCGCGCAACTGCTGATCCTCAGCTGGCTCTGTGGCGCGATCTGGCTGAACAACATGCCGCTCGCCCTCTGCGGGTTCTTCGCGCTCGCGATCCAGTCGGCGTTCTTCAGCCCGGCGAAAATCGGGATCAACAAGGAACTCGTCGGTTCCCGGCACCTCGGCTTCGCCGCCGGGATCCAGCAGATGACGGCGATGCTCGCGATCCTCGCCGGCCAGATCATCGCAGGGGTCGTATACGACAAGCGATACGCCGCGGCCGGAGGCACGCCTGACGTCGCATGGGAAACGGGCCTTCTGCCGATGCTCGTTCTCGCGGCATTGGCCATTCCCGCGATCATCATGGCGTGGATCGTCCCCCGCACTCCCGCCCAAGGAGCCGCTCCGCTGGCTCCGAAGATCGCGGTCGAGCACTTCACCCATCTCCGTGAACTCTGGGCCGACCTCCCGCTGCGACGGGCATCCTTCGCGGTCGCGTTCTTCTGGGGCTTCGCGACCTTCATCAACCTGTGGTCGGTCAAACTGGCGAAGACCCTGACCTTGGGGCAGGAGGGTTTCGGCACCCTGTCTTCGGTCTTCATGGCCGGGGCATCCATCGGCATGGCGGCCGGCTTCGGCATCGCCTCGTTCCTCCTCCGGCGTCGTATCGAGCTCGGATGGGTTCCGCTCGGTGGCGTGGCGATGACCATCACCGCCGCGCTGCTCGCGGCATTCATCGACCCCACCACCAGCCTCGCCCTGCTGGATGCGGAAGCTCTGGGTATCGGACCGCTGATCGCCGCGGTATTCCGCCCTTCCTCCGGAGCCTTCCTTTGGGGACTCACTCTGCTCGCCTTCTTCGCCGCGCTTTTCCTCGCTCCGCTCAATGCCTGGATGCAGGACCGGTATCCGCCGAAGAAACGGGGCGAAATGCAGTCGGCGGTGAACCTCCAGGATTGCCTCGCAGGCATCTTCGCCGCCGCATTCGTCGAGGGTCTCGCCGCCGGGATCCGGGCGATCGGCTTGCCCGACCTTCCCGGCTACCACATCCAGCTCCTGGCCGCTGCGTTGCTCTGCGGATTCATCACGTGGTACATCGTCCGGTTGATGCCAGGCGACCTCGTGCGGGTGATCGGGCTGACCCTCCTCGGTCTCTTCTACCGGATCCGTCCGGTCGGTGCCGACAACATGCCGAAAACCGGCGGCGTGCTGCTGCTGCCGAACCACGTCACTTGGGCCGATGCCTTCTTCATCACCGCCGCCAGCCCACGTCCGGTCCGCTTCGTGATGGATGCGGTTTACATGGAGAACCCGGCGATCCGCTGGTTCTGCAAACTCTTCCACACCGTGCCGATCGCTCTCGGAAAGCCGCGCGAGGCACTCCGGACCGCCAGCGAGGCGCTCGCCGCGGGCGATGTCATCTGCCTATTCCCGGAGGGCCAGTTGACCCGCACCGGCACGCTTCGCGAAGTGAAGCGCGGGCTCGAACTGATCGCCCGCCAAGGCGGGGCACCGGTGATTCCGGCATGGCTCGACGGGGCGTGGGGATCGATCTTCTCATACGAACGCAACCGCTTCTTCACCAAGCTTCCCTACCGCGTGCCTTACGGAATGCGGATGGCCTTCGGTACTCCGATCGAACCGAAAGAGGCGCGGATCGGGCGGATTCGCGACGGCATCCTCGAAGCCTCCGCGGACGCCATCGAATCGCGCCTTCCCCACTGGAAGTCCGATCCGCACCAGACCGCGAACGGCTACCAGATCGCCCAGGTCAACGCGTTGGTGCGCAAGCACGCGTTCGCCCGTTTGCCGGACGATCCGGAAGTCGACGCCCTGACCGGGCTTACCCGATTCTCCGAAATGTTCCGGGCCAAACCCGCGAAGTTTGACGACCCGGCGGACGAGAAACACCGCATCTGGGTCGGGGGAAGCCGGCTGCGCGAGAAGCTGACCGCAGCCCCGGCAAGAGACGAAGCTCATTCATTCTACGACTTCAGCCCGGACGCCCATCTGCCGCTGGAACTGGCCGGCTGGGATCACCTGCCGTGCCTCGCGATCGACGGAGTCGTCATTTCGATGTCGATGCCGCATTCCGCGAAGCCGCATGCCTCAAGCAGCCCGCAACCCGGCGTCAAACCCGGCAGCCTCGGCATCCTGCTGCCGGGCTTCGCCATCGACCGCTCCGATGAAGGCCGGATCACCCTCCGCGGCCCGTCCACACCCTCAGCAGGCATCCCCCTCCCCGACGGCTACACCATCGATGAAGAGGGCTTCGTCTTCCCGCCCCAAGCGTAG
- a CDS encoding ATP-dependent helicase codes for MAGAFSFDSLNRAQRQAVATLDGPVLILAGAGTGKTRTVTCRIANMLEQGIPPENILAVTFTNKAASEMRERIGGMVSKKKAEAMTVCTFHSLCVRLLRGGIEKLGYKKNFSICSGTDQIGILKQLIVRMGGSDEKLKAEVVLSAISNAKNAGRDVAKLEDDFFAQLAVAYQNELRARNAVDFDDLLLLAEELLREHADVREHFRKTYTHVTVDEFQDTNSLQMCLLQQLVGEPYHVCVVGDDDQSIYGWRGAEVANILQFEKFFPDPTVIRLEENYRSTHAILHTANSLIRRNAGRREKELRATIAGGEPVRIVGMPGDEEEAEFIAEEILSLKASEKRPWEDFAVLFRTNGQSRKLEEAMRHLKIPYRMVGAQSFYDRREVRDVLAYVEVLDDPNADVPLLRILNSPPRGIGQATTVMATDFSRERGSSVWQALCDPEFTDLLSSRPRNAIASFVAEIVAAKMKIDGKVAPANQVVHDYLDSCGYLDWMGRNCKNDTERTQRGESVHEVMSELAKYVKKGKSLRKFLDDSALASDREDDDLEKKQGATLITLHASKGLEFPVVYLVGLEEGFLPHRRSIEEGTKDEERRLLYVGITRAQKRLAMTYCMARTKWGQQIGCTPSSFIPELDEEHLIHTSWDDIMGAEVSDDELGDFFGEMDEFLKS; via the coding sequence ATGGCAGGGGCTTTCTCATTCGACTCGCTCAACCGGGCCCAGCGGCAGGCGGTGGCCACGCTGGACGGGCCGGTGCTGATCCTTGCCGGCGCCGGGACGGGCAAGACACGCACGGTGACCTGCCGGATCGCCAACATGCTCGAGCAGGGGATTCCTCCGGAGAACATCCTGGCGGTGACCTTCACCAACAAGGCGGCCAGCGAGATGCGCGAGCGGATCGGCGGCATGGTTTCGAAGAAGAAGGCCGAAGCCATGACGGTCTGCACCTTCCACTCGCTGTGTGTGCGCCTTCTGCGGGGCGGGATCGAGAAGCTCGGCTACAAGAAGAACTTCTCGATCTGCAGCGGCACCGACCAGATCGGCATTCTGAAGCAGCTGATCGTCCGGATGGGCGGGAGCGATGAGAAGCTGAAGGCGGAGGTGGTGCTCTCGGCGATCTCGAACGCCAAGAACGCGGGACGCGACGTGGCGAAGCTCGAGGACGACTTCTTCGCTCAACTCGCGGTGGCGTATCAGAACGAGTTGCGTGCCCGCAATGCGGTCGACTTCGATGATCTCCTGCTCCTCGCCGAGGAGTTGCTGCGCGAGCATGCCGATGTGCGGGAGCACTTCCGAAAGACCTACACCCACGTGACGGTCGACGAGTTCCAGGACACCAACAGCCTGCAGATGTGCCTGCTGCAGCAACTCGTCGGCGAACCGTATCACGTCTGCGTGGTCGGCGATGACGACCAGTCGATCTACGGGTGGCGCGGCGCCGAGGTGGCGAACATCCTGCAGTTCGAGAAGTTCTTCCCGGACCCGACGGTGATCCGTCTGGAGGAGAACTACCGCTCGACCCATGCGATCCTCCACACCGCCAACAGCCTGATCCGTCGCAACGCCGGGCGGCGGGAGAAGGAGCTGCGGGCGACGATTGCCGGCGGCGAGCCGGTGCGGATCGTGGGCATGCCCGGGGACGAGGAGGAGGCGGAGTTCATCGCGGAGGAGATCCTTTCGCTCAAGGCCTCGGAGAAGCGTCCGTGGGAGGACTTCGCGGTTCTGTTCCGGACCAACGGGCAGAGCCGCAAGCTGGAGGAGGCGATGCGACACCTGAAAATCCCCTACCGGATGGTCGGGGCGCAGAGTTTCTACGACCGGCGGGAGGTCCGCGACGTGCTGGCCTACGTCGAGGTGCTCGACGATCCGAATGCCGATGTGCCGTTGCTCCGGATCCTCAACTCGCCGCCGCGGGGGATCGGGCAGGCGACCACGGTGATGGCTACCGATTTCAGCCGGGAACGTGGTAGCAGCGTGTGGCAGGCATTGTGCGATCCGGAGTTCACCGACCTGTTGTCGAGCCGGCCGCGGAATGCGATCGCTTCGTTCGTCGCGGAAATCGTCGCGGCGAAAATGAAGATCGACGGCAAGGTCGCGCCGGCCAACCAGGTGGTTCACGACTACCTCGACAGCTGCGGCTACCTCGACTGGATGGGCCGCAACTGCAAGAACGACACCGAGCGGACGCAGCGGGGCGAGAGCGTGCACGAGGTGATGTCGGAGCTCGCGAAGTACGTGAAGAAGGGCAAGAGCTTGCGGAAGTTCCTCGATGACAGCGCGCTGGCCTCCGATCGGGAGGACGACGATCTCGAGAAGAAGCAGGGTGCGACTCTGATCACTCTGCATGCCTCAAAGGGACTCGAGTTTCCGGTAGTGTATCTGGTCGGGCTTGAGGAGGGCTTCCTTCCGCACCGGCGGAGTATCGAGGAAGGGACCAAGGACGAGGAGCGACGTCTTCTCTACGTCGGGATCACTCGGGCCCAGAAGCGTCTCGCGATGACCTACTGCATGGCCCGTACGAAGTGGGGTCAGCAAATCGGCTGCACCCCGAGCAGCTTCATTCCCGAACTCGACGAGGAGCACCTGATCCACACCAGCTGGGACGACATCATGGGTGCGGAAGTCAGCGACGACGAACTCGGCGACTTCTTCGGCGAGATGGACGAGTTTCTGAAGAGCTAA
- a CDS encoding DUF167 domain-containing protein: MQLKVLAVPNARKSEWLGWEDDPRAGRVVRIRVGAPPLEGKANAELRAFLAKHLGVSKSRVRLLKGDTSRIKTFEIDGCDELPD, encoded by the coding sequence ATGCAACTCAAGGTTTTGGCGGTTCCCAATGCGCGCAAGTCCGAGTGGCTGGGCTGGGAGGACGATCCCCGGGCCGGTCGGGTCGTGAGGATCCGCGTCGGGGCTCCACCGCTGGAAGGGAAGGCAAATGCCGAGTTGCGCGCGTTCCTGGCCAAACACCTCGGCGTATCCAAGTCGCGGGTCCGGCTGCTGAAAGGCGACACGTCCCGGATCAAGACTTTCGAGATCGACGGATGTGATGAGCTTCCGGATTGA